The following coding sequences lie in one Haloplanus aerogenes genomic window:
- a CDS encoding DUF6788 family protein, giving the protein MAPRPPAPDSLPQYLAEGVPKQDDADLRALQDWIDELLEYRQDVAVEDIDAGEGESIEAVEESSGGTVVIKKVSCGKDNCKCQSGALHGPYKYIVRRQGDSLDWEYKGPVSE; this is encoded by the coding sequence ATGGCCCCTCGACCGCCGGCTCCCGATTCGCTCCCTCAGTATCTCGCCGAGGGCGTCCCGAAGCAAGACGACGCAGACTTACGCGCCCTCCAGGACTGGATCGACGAACTCCTCGAATACCGCCAGGACGTCGCTGTCGAAGATATCGACGCCGGCGAGGGTGAGTCAATCGAAGCCGTCGAGGAATCGAGCGGGGGGACCGTGGTGATCAAGAAGGTCAGCTGTGGCAAGGACAACTGCAAATGCCAATCCGGGGCACTGCATGGCCCCTACAAGTACATCGTCCGTCGACAGGGAGACAGTCTCGACTGGGAGTACAAAGGGCCGGTCTCTGAGTAG
- a CDS encoding orc1/cdc6 family replication initiation protein, with protein sequence MRRFERKQNIFRNKDALGESYQPDQIEERDEEIEEYMDALQPVVDGWEPNNIFLYGNTGVGKTAVTDYLLDRLQDDVADYDDVNLSVISLNCKTLNSSYQVAVELVNKLRPAGGEISSTGYPQQTVFKKLYEELEAIGGTILIVLDEVDSIGDRDELLYELPRARANNNLDSAKVGVIGISNDFKFREQLDPRVQDTLCERELQFPPYDAPELENILESRAEIAIAEDAVEQGVLNFCAALAARDSGSARQALDLLRLAGEIAENREADLIERDHVEAARSRLEQERVEEGMRELTTHGRLALLAVISKAAKEETPCRTREIYEEYITLCDSSGTDSLAQRSVHNHLSDLRMLGILSAYENRSGSRGNYYSYELDVPFTSAIEAMSDVLRLDSEIETIREIASMNNVA encoded by the coding sequence ATGCGTCGATTCGAGCGGAAGCAGAATATCTTCCGCAACAAAGACGCTCTTGGAGAATCCTACCAACCCGACCAAATCGAGGAGCGGGATGAGGAGATCGAGGAGTACATGGACGCTCTCCAGCCCGTTGTTGACGGGTGGGAACCGAACAACATCTTCCTCTACGGGAATACCGGTGTCGGGAAAACCGCTGTTACCGACTACCTTCTCGACAGACTCCAGGATGATGTCGCTGACTATGACGACGTCAACCTATCAGTCATCTCGTTGAATTGCAAGACGCTGAACTCCTCCTATCAAGTCGCCGTCGAACTCGTGAACAAGCTTCGTCCTGCTGGCGGTGAAATCAGTTCAACTGGCTATCCCCAGCAGACTGTTTTCAAGAAACTGTACGAGGAACTTGAGGCGATCGGCGGGACGATTCTGATCGTCCTGGACGAGGTCGACTCGATTGGTGACCGAGACGAATTATTGTACGAACTTCCGCGAGCTCGGGCGAACAACAACCTCGACTCGGCCAAGGTTGGTGTCATCGGGATCAGCAACGATTTCAAATTTCGCGAACAACTGGACCCTCGCGTCCAAGACACGCTCTGTGAACGAGAACTCCAGTTTCCGCCGTATGATGCACCTGAGCTGGAGAATATTCTGGAATCCCGCGCTGAAATCGCGATCGCAGAGGATGCCGTCGAGCAGGGTGTGTTGAACTTCTGCGCGGCTCTTGCTGCTCGCGATAGTGGCAGTGCCCGTCAGGCGCTCGACCTCCTTCGATTGGCCGGTGAGATCGCGGAAAACCGTGAAGCAGACCTCATCGAGCGTGACCACGTCGAGGCAGCACGATCCCGTCTTGAACAGGAACGTGTCGAAGAAGGAATGCGTGAGCTGACGACGCACGGCCGTCTCGCACTATTAGCCGTCATCTCGAAAGCCGCTAAAGAGGAGACTCCGTGTCGAACGCGGGAGATTTACGAGGAATACATCACCCTGTGCGATTCCTCCGGAACTGACTCACTCGCTCAGCGATCCGTCCATAATCATCTGTCGGATCTTCGGATGCTCGGGATTCTGTCGGCCTACGAGAATCGGAGCGGGTCTCGAGGAAATTACTACAGCTACGAACTGGACGTCCCGTTCACGAGTGCGATCGAGGCGATGTCTGATGTTCTGCGGTTAGACAGCGAGATCGAGACGATTCGAGAAATTGCATCGATGAACAACGTCGCCTAG
- a CDS encoding ComEC/Rec2 family competence protein, with product MAAVEIYIWDVERGDAIFVKGPERNAVIDLGQHANGFSPSRHIHTQHGIDSVDYLVLTHPDEDHIEDLPEFSSYFSPEVIARRDEADEYIRRRKNDLYPDRSHYQSVTEAYLTLTDTYDRRATFSPSDPSWNGGLTFTHHILSLAEAGTTPIDDLSRGETVNLNNLSILTVLEYGSFKFVTAGDLEQEALETLLEQSSVCDDLRNTNVLVAPHHGRESSYTPKLFQHMTPELVAISDAKAGSTNASQKYSAQATGATVSRRSGTKTNRNVVTTRQDGVIYLGIDDEEYRVRID from the coding sequence ATGGCTGCTGTCGAGATCTACATTTGGGATGTCGAGCGGGGGGATGCGATTTTCGTTAAGGGGCCAGAACGGAACGCAGTCATTGATCTGGGCCAGCACGCGAACGGCTTTTCGCCCAGTCGCCACATCCATACACAGCACGGAATCGACTCGGTTGATTATCTAGTGCTCACGCATCCAGATGAAGATCACATCGAAGATCTCCCCGAGTTTTCATCATATTTCTCACCTGAAGTGATTGCCCGTCGTGACGAAGCAGACGAGTATATCAGACGGCGGAAAAACGATCTCTACCCCGACCGCTCACACTACCAGTCAGTGACAGAAGCTTATCTAACACTCACTGATACGTACGATCGACGAGCAACCTTCTCCCCGAGTGACCCCTCCTGGAATGGAGGTCTGACATTCACCCACCACATTCTTTCGTTAGCAGAGGCCGGAACGACACCTATCGACGATTTAAGCAGAGGAGAGACGGTGAACCTGAACAATCTCAGCATCTTGACGGTGCTTGAATATGGATCGTTCAAGTTCGTCACTGCGGGCGATCTCGAACAGGAGGCGCTTGAAACCCTTCTGGAGCAGTCCTCCGTCTGTGATGACCTTCGCAATACGAATGTCCTCGTCGCCCCTCACCACGGCCGTGAAAGCAGTTATACACCGAAATTATTCCAGCATATGACGCCGGAGTTAGTCGCGATATCGGATGCGAAAGCCGGGTCGACGAATGCAAGCCAGAAATACAGTGCGCAAGCGACTGGCGCGACCGTCTCCCGACGATCAGGAACGAAAACAAATCGGAATGTTGTTACGACGCGGCAGGATGGCGTTATCTATCTCGGAATCGACGACGAAGAGTACCGTGTACGAATCGATTGA
- a CDS encoding helix-turn-helix domain-containing protein: MAHNTTHRDQPDTTDASDSTVENQRQRLNVVTQETRFVLIQNILSHPQQLPTLKELDYVNPSKSKSTIREHLEVLIEHGIVAERTLPKDQRKRDLPWRFYGLTDVGRDLLEEMGLLGAEGTLQDMYERLETTDEIDKYAQAPRPGDESEDEELTGSNALAAYIRDQKGDLPSVDDQISIVTALYEEEIGPESEGLTRNEIAERLTFEHSFSTAINHLVDLGVLEEFQPPGPSTYAISERRDQIISGEVEETVQEEIERLIDDMVDRLDSPMRPGDGEYAGDTVIRADGGRRTLRFILAEEFDIRPDKVESYLREGNQLSKLNRAVDAIEESEVDKGDDYGRVIFRHTPYRYRLSEFAMSLAEEGLSS; the protein is encoded by the coding sequence ATGGCCCACAACACGACGCATCGGGATCAGCCCGACACGACCGATGCAAGCGACAGTACGGTTGAGAACCAGCGACAGCGCCTGAACGTCGTTACGCAAGAGACGCGGTTTGTCCTGATTCAGAATATTCTCTCTCATCCGCAGCAGCTCCCCACGCTCAAAGAGCTCGACTACGTGAACCCGAGCAAGAGCAAGAGTACCATCCGCGAACATCTCGAGGTGCTGATCGAGCACGGGATCGTGGCGGAGCGAACGCTTCCGAAGGATCAGCGCAAGCGCGATCTGCCCTGGCGCTTCTACGGCCTCACTGATGTCGGTCGCGACCTATTGGAGGAGATGGGGCTGCTTGGGGCTGAGGGCACGTTGCAGGATATGTACGAGAGGCTGGAAACGACGGATGAAATCGACAAATACGCGCAGGCTCCACGCCCAGGGGATGAGAGTGAGGACGAGGAACTGACCGGCAGCAATGCGCTTGCTGCCTACATCCGGGACCAGAAGGGAGATCTCCCCAGCGTTGATGATCAGATCTCTATTGTGACTGCTTTGTACGAAGAGGAAATCGGACCGGAGTCAGAGGGCTTGACTCGAAACGAGATCGCGGAACGGCTAACATTCGAGCACTCCTTTAGTACCGCCATCAACCATCTTGTTGATCTGGGTGTCCTTGAGGAGTTCCAGCCTCCGGGTCCATCGACGTACGCGATTAGTGAACGGCGAGATCAGATCATCAGTGGGGAAGTAGAGGAGACGGTTCAAGAGGAGATCGAACGTCTCATTGATGATATGGTGGATCGGCTTGATAGCCCGATGCGACCTGGTGACGGGGAGTATGCTGGTGATACTGTAATCCGTGCAGATGGTGGTCGTCGGACTCTTCGATTCATTCTTGCAGAAGAGTTCGATATCCGGCCAGACAAGGTTGAATCCTATCTTCGCGAGGGGAACCAGCTGTCGAAACTGAACAGGGCGGTTGACGCGATTGAGGAGAGCGAAGTGGACAAAGGTGATGACTACGGTCGGGTTATCTTCCGTCATACTCCCTACCGTTATCGGCTCTCCGAGTTTGCGATGTCTCTTGCAGAAGAAGGCCTGAGTTCGTGA
- a CDS encoding restriction endonuclease subunit S: MLDEQEVIRKGVVREVLTEGTREHQDFTEKQFGSIPSDWPVVRLGEVLTDSRYGTDEKSHSDGEGYPTLRIPNVVQRRITEDDIKYTELSDSAVEKLALQEGDLLIVRTNGNPDYAGRCAVFEERDETYVFASYLIRLRFDEDRVHPKYVREFLNSSLGRVEMNGWIRTSAGNYNLSIGGIEKIEIPLPPLEEQREIVEIVETLDENQESTREYKNRISNLKEGISRRLVSGDVRIHSEVDIPDEVRVDV, from the coding sequence ATGCTCGATGAGCAAGAAGTCATCCGGAAAGGGGTCGTTCGCGAAGTCCTGACCGAAGGAACCCGTGAACACCAAGACTTCACCGAAAAGCAGTTTGGATCTATCCCCTCTGATTGGCCGGTTGTTCGGTTAGGAGAGGTTCTAACGGACTCAAGGTATGGAACTGATGAAAAGTCCCACAGCGACGGTGAGGGATATCCCACTTTGAGGATCCCCAACGTCGTTCAACGTCGGATTACAGAAGACGATATAAAATATACAGAGTTGAGCGACTCTGCTGTTGAGAAATTAGCGCTTCAAGAAGGTGATCTCCTCATCGTGCGTACCAACGGTAACCCCGACTACGCAGGGCGCTGTGCCGTATTTGAGGAACGAGACGAGACGTACGTGTTCGCATCGTACCTGATTCGTCTCCGGTTCGATGAGGACCGTGTCCATCCCAAATATGTCCGAGAGTTTCTCAACTCTAGCTTAGGCCGTGTAGAAATGAATGGGTGGATTCGAACCTCTGCAGGCAACTACAACCTGAGTATCGGGGGTATTGAAAAAATAGAGATTCCACTACCACCTTTAGAAGAGCAACGCGAGATCGTCGAGATAGTGGAAACTCTCGATGAAAATCAAGAGAGTACCCGTGAATATAAAAATCGGATTTCGAACCTGAAAGAAGGCATTTCACGGCGCTTGGTCTCAGGAGACGTTCGGATACATAGCGAAGTAGACATCCCTGATGAGGTGCGTGTCGATGTCTAA
- a CDS encoding M48 family metallopeptidase, translating to MPAIHVFDETIQYDVIESDDATEPRIDVDIHGVRIILPAGSEIEAETVADENAQWILDKWREYETHRQRAPARSFEEGEAFPYLGDERRLSIETADRARITPTTFVLPATAVDERGIKDVLEELYRREAREYFQARIDHYAAEMDVDPGRLELRNQRTRWASCSVQRTLSFNWRLVMAPPDVIDYVVIHELAHLRERNHTRRFWQLVRQYDPDYEQHVEWLKENSVRLIFTEEDL from the coding sequence ATGCCTGCTATCCACGTCTTCGACGAAACCATTCAGTACGACGTCATCGAGAGCGACGACGCCACAGAGCCGCGGATCGACGTCGACATCCACGGCGTGCGGATCATTCTTCCTGCAGGATCGGAGATCGAAGCCGAGACCGTCGCCGACGAGAATGCTCAGTGGATCTTGGACAAGTGGCGTGAATACGAGACCCATCGACAGCGCGCCCCAGCGCGGTCGTTCGAAGAGGGTGAGGCATTCCCGTATCTCGGTGACGAGCGCCGGCTCTCGATTGAGACAGCTGATCGAGCTCGAATAACGCCAACGACCTTTGTGCTCCCGGCGACAGCGGTCGACGAACGAGGCATCAAAGACGTTCTCGAGGAGCTGTATCGGCGCGAGGCACGGGAGTACTTCCAAGCTCGTATCGACCACTACGCCGCCGAGATGGATGTCGACCCCGGACGTCTTGAACTCCGAAATCAGCGAACGCGGTGGGCTAGCTGTTCTGTCCAGCGCACACTGAGTTTCAATTGGCGCTTAGTGATGGCTCCACCCGACGTGATCGACTACGTCGTCATTCACGAACTTGCTCATCTTCGCGAGCGGAACCATACCCGTCGCTTCTGGCAGCTGGTTCGACAGTACGACCCGGACTACGAGCAACACGTCGAGTGGCTCAAAGAGAACAGTGTTCGGCTGATTTTCACCGAAGAGGACCTCTAG
- a CDS encoding ComEC/Rec2 family competence protein, translating into MLYNHLQVHFLNVDHGDCTIVRHPGDQHRDEGRISVIDINDWPEQKEHVEEDDISSLEYYRQFPVKDDQQSRLSGIRQKSQISPEEYAQEYLNDPIEYYNENFDEVTHKIWRFIATHPDMDHLSGLNRLDEEIGFSVFWDTDHNRERDGDDWYEVYEWADWELYEDIREGDTNHDNIQPTQGQQKKYWKHDNIEILHPSPEFVQELNEQNAELEDPEYNDYSYVLKIQHGTRSILLPGDAEEDVWDEILAEWGPEVLEDVHVLKAAHHGRKDGFHREAVEVMDPAYVIVSVGKKDDQDAYDNYRSACSEETEILSTRQYGRIKAICTRPNSIIVDKAEPDGIFDLPDD; encoded by the coding sequence GTGCTCTATAATCACCTCCAGGTTCATTTTTTGAACGTTGACCATGGTGATTGCACCATCGTTCGGCACCCTGGTGATCAACATCGGGACGAGGGGCGAATATCGGTTATCGATATCAACGATTGGCCGGAGCAGAAGGAACACGTCGAGGAAGACGACATCAGCAGTCTGGAGTACTATCGTCAATTTCCGGTGAAAGACGACCAGCAAAGCCGCTTATCTGGGATTCGGCAAAAAAGTCAGATCAGCCCTGAAGAGTACGCTCAAGAGTACCTCAATGATCCAATCGAGTACTATAACGAGAATTTTGACGAGGTGACACACAAGATCTGGCGCTTCATCGCGACTCATCCAGATATGGATCACCTATCGGGGTTGAACCGACTCGATGAAGAAATCGGATTTAGCGTGTTTTGGGACACCGATCACAATCGCGAGCGTGATGGAGATGACTGGTACGAAGTCTACGAGTGGGCAGATTGGGAACTTTACGAGGACATTCGAGAGGGAGACACGAACCACGACAATATCCAGCCGACTCAAGGGCAACAAAAGAAATACTGGAAGCACGACAATATAGAGATCCTCCATCCGTCCCCGGAGTTCGTTCAGGAACTTAATGAGCAGAATGCTGAGCTAGAAGATCCGGAATATAACGACTACAGCTACGTCCTCAAAATCCAGCATGGGACACGCTCAATCCTGCTCCCGGGAGACGCTGAAGAGGACGTATGGGACGAAATCTTAGCGGAGTGGGGGCCTGAAGTTCTCGAAGACGTCCATGTGCTGAAAGCCGCTCATCACGGTCGCAAGGATGGCTTTCACAGAGAGGCAGTAGAGGTAATGGATCCTGCGTACGTGATCGTGAGTGTCGGGAAGAAAGACGATCAAGACGCCTACGACAACTACCGCTCCGCATGTAGTGAGGAGACAGAGATTCTGTCGACCCGCCAATACGGTCGCATCAAGGCGATTTGTACCCGTCCAAACTCGATTATCGTCGACAAGGCAGAACCGGACGGGATTTTCGATCTCCCCGACGATTGA
- a CDS encoding TATA-box-binding protein, translating into MEIVSTMGSGSLGRELDLDVFVDALQEAVEYDVNPSYSDSGMITVRLEPEGVAYLFYRSGSFQIRGAENQAALEKAEARLQEVFAEIGLEVPEYSFEQRTAVFMENLDRSIDLERLMIELGLEHTEYEPEQFPALIYKPPAFEVTLLIFSSGKIIIGGTMSKRTAQEAIDHLTKSPG; encoded by the coding sequence ATGGAGATAGTTAGTACGATGGGATCGGGCTCGCTCGGTCGCGAGCTGGATCTCGATGTGTTCGTCGACGCTCTACAGGAGGCAGTTGAGTACGATGTAAACCCGAGCTACAGCGACTCCGGAATGATCACGGTTCGCTTAGAGCCGGAGGGTGTTGCCTATCTGTTCTACCGCAGTGGAAGCTTCCAGATTCGCGGTGCCGAGAATCAAGCGGCTCTGGAGAAAGCGGAGGCCCGACTTCAGGAGGTGTTTGCTGAGATCGGCCTAGAGGTTCCCGAGTACTCGTTCGAACAACGAACGGCCGTCTTCATGGAGAATCTGGACCGGTCTATTGATTTGGAACGGCTAATGATCGAACTCGGGCTCGAACACACCGAATACGAACCGGAACAGTTCCCGGCACTCATCTACAAACCTCCAGCCTTCGAGGTGACGCTTCTCATTTTCTCCAGCGGGAAGATCATCATCGGCGGAACGATGAGTAAGCGTACCGCTCAGGAGGCCATTGACCATCTGACTAAATCCCCCGGCTAG
- a CDS encoding type I restriction endonuclease subunit R, protein MSKLPSEAGYQHDVLGWLEELGWEVYGLDGEYGGSRLDREYNRTDKREVIYWDLLSEWLVESEINPEITEDNVDEVLNSLQRDLNHDTLVTGNRDFHEVLTTGKKFTLRAEGFVTDRDEDGDVDVIYVDLIDFENLENNRFVAADEFQVDGPNGRIRPDVNLFVNGIPLVTMELKSIAEDNDFYDAIRDLRNYEEKRSRLFVPGLFNVAADQGEYRYAAVGAPQRLYMPWRNAPEQYAVEDNEPKQAIRAMCNRETLLNLLKNYVFHERQPGGDARIIPRYMQYYAVEEIFDLIRTTDHKRGLIWHTQGSGKSFTMLFAARNLIQGATLGDRAPVLDNPQVLVVVDTDDLESQMENQLNALNFDRFDVARSGAHLQRLLEEGRSTLVLTTIQKFGNVDSDVQGNDETVIMSDEAHRYMEKDLGTKLNAALPNAYHFGFTGTPVREGDRDTFRNYEIPDSEDPYLHRYSIKDGIDDGLILPVHFDIHEIEWDIDRAALNQAFDAEFDHLDLDEKRELIQEYVTQTEIAELRSRVSAVTRSIDEHYRGVEENGWKGMVVTPSRKAAALYGEELLKYRDPEEVEVLYTSNDPGAGDESGPGDKKLISQFHTTPEERSDIIRRFKDPDENPKLVVVCDMLLTGFDAPAVKAMYLDRNLKNHKLLQAIARTNRPAEQKNNGLIVDYQGVFRNLDEAFEYDDEEVKEMAAQPRDELFEKLERKIDDLLGLFEGIERDDSQETLLECLSRVSSHPEKRDFKQGFREVRDLYETLEPDPDLEKKGIRDDYRWLLTIYIAFRRNNNRDESPEDEFRAQTQKILQENVDVTDIKREFPIYELNGEDLEAMLDLPSMGAKANAIEHATQAHLQPRVDSNPQYEEFGKRVERIITQRQNGSITDPEAVERLTEVSNEILEFEEELSEQGLSDASYAIYLTLDEEYGDVIADEETAKDVAQDLWEGFEEEIQTDFEGWETRDSTRKAIRKMIIQRLIKKHGLSSLAKDDEFLEETIGYLIENAE, encoded by the coding sequence ATGTCTAAGTTACCGAGCGAGGCTGGCTACCAACACGATGTCCTCGGGTGGCTCGAGGAACTCGGTTGGGAAGTTTATGGTCTCGACGGTGAGTACGGGGGCTCTCGCTTGGATCGCGAGTACAACCGTACTGACAAGCGGGAAGTCATCTACTGGGACCTCCTGAGCGAGTGGCTCGTCGAGAGTGAGATCAACCCCGAGATCACCGAAGACAACGTCGACGAAGTGCTGAACTCTCTCCAGCGGGATCTCAACCATGACACGCTCGTCACCGGGAACCGAGACTTCCACGAAGTGCTCACGACGGGCAAGAAGTTCACGCTCCGCGCCGAGGGGTTCGTCACCGACCGCGACGAGGACGGCGACGTCGACGTCATCTACGTCGACCTCATCGACTTCGAGAACCTGGAGAACAATCGGTTCGTCGCGGCCGACGAGTTCCAGGTCGACGGGCCGAACGGGCGGATCCGTCCCGACGTGAATCTGTTCGTGAACGGCATCCCCCTCGTGACGATGGAGCTGAAATCCATCGCGGAGGACAACGACTTCTACGACGCGATCCGGGACCTGCGGAACTACGAGGAGAAGCGGTCGCGGCTGTTCGTCCCCGGTCTGTTCAACGTCGCCGCCGACCAAGGCGAGTATCGCTACGCCGCCGTCGGCGCGCCGCAGCGGCTCTATATGCCCTGGCGGAACGCCCCCGAGCAGTACGCCGTCGAGGACAACGAACCGAAGCAGGCCATCCGGGCGATGTGCAACCGCGAGACGTTGCTCAACCTGCTGAAAAACTACGTCTTCCACGAGCGCCAGCCCGGTGGCGACGCCCGGATCATCCCCCGGTACATGCAGTACTACGCCGTCGAGGAGATCTTCGATCTCATCCGGACGACGGACCACAAGCGAGGACTGATCTGGCACACGCAGGGGAGCGGCAAGTCGTTCACGATGCTGTTTGCCGCCCGGAACCTGATCCAAGGGGCGACGCTCGGCGATCGTGCCCCGGTCCTCGACAACCCGCAGGTTCTCGTCGTCGTCGACACGGACGACCTCGAGTCCCAGATGGAAAACCAACTGAACGCGCTGAATTTTGACCGGTTCGACGTCGCCCGGTCGGGTGCGCACCTCCAGCGCCTCCTCGAGGAGGGCCGGAGTACGCTGGTGCTGACGACGATCCAGAAGTTCGGGAACGTCGACAGCGACGTCCAGGGCAACGACGAGACAGTCATCATGTCCGACGAGGCCCACCGCTACATGGAGAAGGACCTCGGGACGAAGCTCAACGCCGCCCTTCCGAACGCGTATCACTTCGGCTTCACCGGCACGCCGGTCCGTGAAGGCGACCGCGATACCTTCCGCAACTACGAGATTCCCGACAGCGAGGACCCCTACCTCCACCGCTACTCGATCAAGGACGGGATCGACGACGGGCTGATCCTTCCCGTCCACTTCGACATCCACGAGATCGAGTGGGATATCGACAGGGCAGCCCTCAACCAGGCGTTCGACGCCGAGTTCGACCATCTGGACCTCGACGAGAAACGCGAACTCATCCAGGAGTACGTCACCCAGACCGAAATCGCTGAACTCCGGTCGCGGGTGTCGGCCGTCACCCGCTCCATCGACGAGCACTACCGCGGCGTGGAGGAGAACGGCTGGAAGGGGATGGTGGTGACGCCGAGCCGGAAAGCAGCAGCGCTGTACGGCGAGGAACTGCTGAAGTACCGGGATCCGGAGGAGGTCGAGGTTCTCTACACGTCGAACGATCCCGGCGCCGGCGACGAGTCCGGCCCCGGTGACAAGAAGCTCATCAGCCAGTTCCACACCACCCCCGAGGAACGGAGCGACATCATTCGTCGGTTCAAAGACCCCGACGAGAACCCGAAACTCGTCGTGGTCTGTGATATGCTGCTGACGGGGTTCGATGCGCCGGCTGTGAAGGCTATGTACCTCGATCGGAACCTGAAAAATCACAAGCTGCTCCAGGCCATCGCCCGGACGAACCGGCCGGCCGAGCAGAAGAACAACGGCCTCATCGTGGACTATCAGGGCGTCTTCCGGAACCTAGACGAGGCCTTCGAGTACGACGACGAGGAAGTCAAGGAGATGGCCGCGCAGCCGCGCGACGAACTCTTCGAGAAACTCGAGCGGAAGATCGACGACCTGCTCGGTCTGTTCGAGGGGATCGAGCGCGACGACAGCCAGGAAACCCTGCTGGAGTGTCTCTCTCGCGTCAGCTCCCATCCCGAGAAACGGGATTTCAAGCAGGGGTTCCGTGAGGTGCGTGATCTCTACGAAACGCTCGAACCCGACCCCGACCTCGAAAAGAAGGGGATCCGCGACGACTACCGGTGGCTCCTGACGATCTACATCGCCTTCCGCCGGAACAACAACCGGGACGAGTCGCCGGAGGACGAATTCCGTGCCCAGACCCAGAAGATCCTCCAGGAGAACGTCGACGTCACCGACATCAAACGCGAGTTCCCGATCTACGAGCTCAACGGCGAGGACCTCGAAGCGATGCTTGACCTCCCCTCGATGGGGGCAAAAGCCAACGCAATCGAGCACGCGACCCAGGCGCATCTCCAGCCGCGTGTCGACAGCAATCCGCAGTACGAGGAGTTCGGAAAGCGGGTCGAGCGGATCATCACCCAGCGACAGAACGGGTCGATCACGGATCCCGAGGCAGTCGAACGACTCACCGAAGTGAGCAACGAGATCCTCGAGTTCGAAGAAGAGCTGTCCGAGCAGGGGCTCAGCGATGCCAGCTATGCCATCTACCTGACGCTGGACGAAGAGTACGGCGACGTCATCGCCGACGAAGAAACGGCCAAAGACGTCGCACAGGACCTCTGGGAAGGCTTCGAAGAGGAGATACAGACCGACTTCGAGGGCTGGGAAACGCGCGACAGCACCCGGAAGGCCATTCGGAAGATGATCATTCAGCGGTTGATCAAGAAGCACGGGCTCAGTTCCCTCGCGAAGGACGACGAGTTCCTTGAGGAGACGATCGGATATCTCATCGAGAATGCGGAGTAA
- a CDS encoding TATA-box-binding protein → MTELEVANVVGMITYQQELDLAALAKTFEERDEITDVTYEPADNHWLQTRFAPDDTYVAFYRTGRCSIAGCRSIEHFETMVDRVNAVMRELLDFEYEPAAEISNIVATSDLGSPIPLELLTLELGMDAVEYEPEQFPALMYRGADHVILVFASGKLLCTGLTDLEAVSEAVDDLRGRIQAVV, encoded by the coding sequence GTGACGGAGCTCGAGGTCGCCAACGTCGTCGGGATGATCACCTATCAGCAGGAACTCGACCTCGCGGCGCTTGCTAAGACGTTCGAAGAGCGAGACGAAATCACGGATGTCACCTACGAACCGGCCGACAACCACTGGTTACAGACGCGCTTTGCCCCCGACGACACGTACGTCGCCTTCTATCGGACGGGACGTTGTTCGATTGCTGGCTGTCGGTCCATCGAACACTTCGAAACGATGGTCGACCGTGTGAATGCGGTCATGCGTGAGCTGCTGGACTTCGAGTACGAGCCGGCGGCTGAAATCAGTAATATCGTGGCGACGAGCGATCTCGGCTCGCCGATTCCGTTGGAACTGCTTACCCTCGAGCTGGGGATGGATGCCGTCGAGTACGAGCCGGAGCAGTTCCCAGCGCTGATGTATCGTGGAGCGGACCACGTGATCCTCGTCTTCGCGAGCGGAAAGTTGCTTTGTACTGGACTTACCGATCTGGAGGCCGTCTCCGAAGCGGTCGACGATCTCCGAGGGCGGATTCAAGCCGTCGTCTGA